A section of the Drosophila sechellia strain sech25 chromosome 3L, ASM438219v1, whole genome shotgun sequence genome encodes:
- the LOC6604901 gene encoding titin isoform X2, translating into MESKRSKKGRKSRPAESEHPSNQQQEQHHPWDEGRASQVSLPGAGTGPTEQPTILLINGIASDLQLEDKQSKAAALKLALDNNNSEASATAQPHQVPTTPGGSHLLDFESHLIESIADQASGVGIRELTPFEQELQQGSSKAGTNDTDPVIEVEPAGVRTKQPVEISPPAHQIAEVDETATPSEEVRRTAEQLVDEIEEELIQALSRDVDEAQRVHEDQVQRDRDEISALTQQVEVQLNELTGILKNKPQAEIVLELPAEEEEEKKPKPFVAAPSELKLVEVPTPKTEAEEQERKEFIDSLPQIEQNRLQGGTGSEETDAQKLSADCKREYYKSLKKYLLHSSQEKPPVPLQTYRWEDLKRAKERGGYPWTHLYKRPLGPDEQPEIVLLLRKSQELRFKSESPKSLKKVRYDEQVLVKETERYIQDLSEDEAVATTTDDSSEESSDSETESERDQHNEDALSECISCVSDSVLAVGGHARPRKTNRLAHIRDLIRRRRSGRTHEDAQSLPGNSANPSRQSSVHELAPPPGSLIPNADKPPKSSKPKQGFDIMKKLKSLAERQKKRLNIKRITLKKDDKIVLGEQQKIMKLKASPKSDRGEIPHFIEKQDSDEILELVEYDESPCRKRTKEELLEDQPSGSGRVPEPDEIIELPVVKTEIEAPTVEVTEPAEEKLDNKDEKESEAEEDPLKKTPRIRREHVYEEIGQVGSQELVNQPILELESLKKSLTRQDNLAIDEIEAAKAVPLDRMGSSEEEQVTAGKPGALFAPISSIDSTSSDEDRARLAQLSPVTEESDEPMDISPDLRPSLKKEASPAPSDKKVTFSHVEDEAEPHREDVELPEDVLEAATNAAKWKNESDHEYEPVGVTPAHESSPAPPSPQSELQLPMDIDLPLSSAGTTPRTESRTDYEIHTSQVDSSALEELPLQPENRRKGFMASAQDRTKKMQDGIRLQAGKLRTRLQTKPKPKPVSGSPKGKAKDRRRFKAPEFSKIKMPEIRRPDMSKLKELKRPEFTKFNKPDMSKFKLPEKFSTLKLRRSKSFKENEGEVVSDETPEGTGGTASPTQAAPKKKFEFNFGTYPRAFRKKKPAEEPVAVATESSLGTEALSVIPSTETQPSQTSTSSPQGDRGPGPVRSRWADKFSDVSYNDSEGSRYRRYGSELESFDRESSLERRMKEDLEGTEDTASEAQPQQEMGILGVVADSKQFAEFDEENRAIHEISSKRSREFKRRPMVHQDSDLRSEDSRDAEGWTEKDIQKNKLLRKAELEAEAGFYKFHDLQDAQSTASSGKKVVMETIDDDEFFLRKRGISEDNIQLRQYISEAIREGYDMPNALKHVGYSAEQVPAEYGDYDVPPAKPRRLHRNYQPDFDSQEFQRSDYGDDLSMSQNGSEFTPKRPLRKARSRSKYSIEGSQDIPQDGGSSIQYFEDDEEYLRPPARDQPITDSEQALNNLDLGGEAAAMIQEEMEQELQNKPRPQAPRRQKKRTRDDASVDKDADSFINGFGGRSVSNTFLQPHEDVIVYRTEHEYRHIPLATPDRFTDATSARTQRSEDDRTSRGADSLILDGHIKSRAELEDNEDVGPRTRSDEKFVIDMLESDGYAVVRKEPLPKPTPPARRKKFTRSPGERFATLPSIRGSRGSPPPARPPPPQQYVPTEDSPVVPRRRSAASLDEIPLMIKSNYESQKEKPKQPEEEDDYEEPGALNRSNLQSGAVINKMKFRPLPPPPRPPREKRSTRAGSQTHESYEDSEQVASSSQADSYDQGEFEVEVSTQTDPLPDDFVCEEFEITEDMKIIEPRRSNGSGNKTLEDLLRSVEAAQEQDEVDGARVLSEDEQLAKGLQRFRDANQRSMSERSRASSQADRSKSLSRPQTPSSAVIIERRVPTPSLTAGEDDATVQASLIVRPISAADLIDDDLRREEEELRREGLLSDSSVQSKSDVEDEHGEVALSDYAASTADLDAAVEQLQQAQLESDYESRLEDDEVERTLRDSEYEEENFSEQEEEQETTKLEKELTEQELEEALEKELQEAMEKELSDYRQKEKEQEQTFSEEELAASEIDYHQSEEEQATSEVDYHPYEDEHPLSDGEQPLSEEEHTLSDTEHIPTEPETQKIEETIHKSTASEPTEAEVELKFVATLPTEPAFGDKEEEPEEPPLPPPRRKSTTALEPITTTALTIAEQSSRELTPIQTVQSAPEPQFPSHLAELEVERLRVHALQAGQIQVSQLHGNQVKADDLQCKSGQLVVQNIELPPGFIDDIVERVQREQRPSLLTTETQTSRQASSEPATSEKELPVKPPRHSKTTEQVPPASNLDEQTQTDAGLLPLPPPPVAYPSVEYLQSLAPLAFFNLQRSAEAEQAEGLKSIERKAPHKCRRRHVQEPIESESGSDPEEQLVERPRSRSRRSRTRSATQPLDEDYDEDQPKTVAQAGRNFASACSLELVNIINQLTHYVRGDAMEPQQATRNMSALVIFFIVITLAVLVFLLTGRQVHTHHWDYFNPPGNDHGRQT; encoded by the exons ATGGAGTCGAAACGCTCGAAAAAAGGACGCAAATCTCGGCCAGCTGAGTCCGAGCATCCATCTAACcaacagcaggagcagcatcaTCCCTGGGACGAAGGTAGGGCCAGCCAAG TGTCGCTACCTGGCGCTGGAACTGGCCCCACTGAGCAGCCGACCATACTACTGATCAACGGCATCGCCAGCGATTTGCAGCTAGAGGATAAGCAGTCCAAAGCAGCCGCCTTAAAGTTAGCCCTcgataacaacaacagcgaggcatcagcaacagcacaGCCACACCAAGTGCCCACTACTCCGGGTGGGTCCCATCTCCTAGACTTCGAGTCGCATCTCATCGAGAGCATTGCCGACCAGGCCAGTGGCGTTGGGATCAGGGAACTAACTCCGTTCGAGCAAGAACTGCAGCAGGGTTCATCCAAGGCGGGCACCAATGACACGGACCCAGTCATCGAGGTAGAACCAGCTGGTGTTAGGACCAAGCAGCCTGTGGAAATCTCACCGCCGGCTCATCAAATCGCCGAGGTTGACGAGACGGCCACTCCGTCGGAGGAAGTACGTCGCACTGCCGAGCAGCTGGTGGATGAGATCGAAGAGGAGCTGATCCAGGCACTCAGCCGGGATGTAGACGAGGCGCAGCGCGTGCACGAGGATCAGGTCCAGCGAGATCGCGACGAGATCAGCGCACTCACCCAACAGGTCGAAGTGCAGTTGAATGAGCTGACCGGCATCCTAAAGAACAAGCCCCAGGCGGAGATTGTCTTGGAATtgccggcggaggaggaggaggagaagaagcCCAAGCCATTTGTCGCTGCTCCCAGTGAACTGAAGCTCGTGGAGGTACCCACTCCCAAAACTGAGGCTGAGGAGCAGGAACGTAAGGAGTTCATTGACTCATTGCCACAGATCGAGCAGAATCGCCTGCAGGGAGGCACTGGATCCGAGGAGACGGATGCTCAAAAACTATCGGCGGACTGCAAAAGGGAGTACTACAAATCGCTGAAGAAGTACCTTCTGCACAGCAGCCAGGAGAAGCCACCAGTGCCACTGCAAACATATCGCTGGGAGGACCTCAAAAGAGCCAAGGAACGG GGCGGCTATCCCTGGACACATTTGTACAAACGCCCACTGGGACCCGACGAGCAGCCGGAGATTGTGCTGCTCCTGCGAAAGTCCCAGGAACTGCGCTTCAAGTCCGAGTCTCCCAAGTCCCTGAAGAAGGTACGCTACGACGAGCAGGTGTTGGTAAAGGAGACCGAACGCTACATACAGGACCTTTCCGAGGACGAGGCGGTAGCCACCACCACCGACGACAGCAGCGAAGAGTCCTCCGATTCAGAGACCGAGTCGGAACGTGATCAGCACAACGAAGACGCTCTGAGTGAGTGCATTTCCTGTGTTTCCGACTCCGTGCTAGCGGTTGGAGGTCACGCCCGACCACGTAAGACGAATCGCCTGGCCCACATTCGTGACCTTATCCGGCGCAGGCGCAGCGGACGCACTCACGAGGACGCCCAGTCACTGCCCGGTAACTCCGCTAATCCCAGTCGACAGAGCAGCGTTCACGAACTAGCCCCGCCGCCGGGATCCCTAATTCCCAACGCCGATAAGCCTCCGAAGTCCAGCAAACCCAAGCAGGGATTCGACATCATGAAGAAGCTGAAGAGCCTGGCCGAACGCCAGAAAAAACGGCTGAACATTAAGAGGATCACCTTGAAGAAGGACGACAAAATCGTTCTCGGCGAGCAGCAGAAGATCATGAAGCTAAAAGCGTCACCCAAGTCGGATCGCGGTGAAATTCCTCACTTCATCGAGAAGCAGGACTCCGACGAAATCCTGGAACTGGTGGAGTACGATGAATCGCCATGCCGCAAGCGGACCAAAGAGGAGCTACTGGAAGATCAGCCCAGTGGCAGTGGAAGAGTGCCTGAACCCGATGAGATCATCGAGCTGCCTGTGGTCAAGACTGAGATAGAGGCTCCTACAGTGGAAGTCACCGAGCCTGCAGAGGAAAAGCTGGATAATAAGGACGAAAAGGAATCGGAAGCAGAGGAGGACCCGCTCAAGAAAACACCTCGCATTCGGCGAGAACATGTATACGAAGAGATTGGCCAGGTTGGATCGCAAGAGCTTGTAAATCAGCCAATCCTGGAGCTAGAATCTCTTAAGAAATCTCTGACGCGTCAGGACAATCTCGCCATCGATGAGATCGAGGCGGCCAAGGCTGTGCCTCTGGATCGCATGGGCAGCAGCGAGGAGGAGCAGGTGACCGCCGGCAAGCCCGGTGCGCTATTTGCCCCCATCTCGTCCATAGACTCCACCTCCTCGGATGAGGATCGAGCCCGCCTGGCGCAACTTTCGCCCGTTACCGAGGAGAGTGATGAACCCATGGACATCAGTCCAGATCTGCGTCCATCCCTCAAGAAGGAAGCCTCCCCAGCGCCCTCGGACAAGAAGGTCACCTTTTCTCACGTCGAAGACGAAGCGGAACCGCATCGTGAGGATGTCGAGCTGCCTGAGGATGTCCTGGAGGCGGCCACAAATGCCGCCAAATGGAAAAACGAGAG TGATCATGAATACGAGCCCGTGGGCGTGACGCCGGCGCACGAATCCTCGCCAGCACCACCTAGCCCCCAAAGCGAACTGCAGCTGCCCATGGACATCGACTTACCGCTCAGTTCCGCCGGCACCACGCCACGCACTGAATCCCGGACTGACTACGAAATCCACACCAGCCAAGTGGACTCGAGCGCCTTGGAGGAGTTGCCGTTGCAGCCGGAGAATCGTCGCAAGGGTTTCATGGCTTCGGCCCAAGATCGCACCAAGAAGATGCAGGATGGCATACGTCTGCAAGCTGGAAAATTACGCACACGACTCCAAACCAAGCCGAAACCAAAACCCGTTTCCGGAAGTCCCAAAGGTAAGGCCAAGGATCGACGACGCTTCAAGGCTCCCGAGTTCTCGAAGATCAAGATGCCTGAGATAAGGCGACCGGATATGTCCAAACTTAAAGAGCTAAAGCGACCCGAGTTCACCAAGTTTAACAAGCCGGACATGTCCAAGTTCAAGTTGCCAGAGAAGTTCTCCACTTTGAAGCTGCGTCGTAGCAAGAGTTTCAAAGAAAACGAGGGTGAAGTGGTTTCGGATGAGACCCCGGAAGGCACTGGAGGCACAGCATCCCCAACTCAGGCGGCACCTAAGAAGAAGTTTGAGTTCAACTTTGGCACCTATCCACGTGCTTTCCGTAAGAAGAAGCCGgcagaggaaccagtcgcggTGGCCACTGAGTCATCATTGGGAACAGAAGCCCTTAGTGTGATTCCCAGCACGGAGACGCAACCGTCGCAGACCTCTACCAGCTCTCCGCAAGGTGATCGTGGACCCGGACCAGTTCGTTCCCGCTGGGCGGATAAGTTCTCCGATGTGAGCTACAACGATAGCGAAGGATCACGTTACCGGCGCTACGGCAGCGAACTGGAGAGCTTCGACAGAGAATCCTCTCTGGAGCGACGCATGAAGGAGGATCTGGAAGGCACCGAAGATACGGCCAGTGAGGCACAACCCCAACAGGAGATGGGCATCTTGGGCGTGGTGGCCGATAGCAAACAGTTTGCCGAATTCGACGAGGAAAACCGAGCCATTCACGAGATATCAAGTAAGAGATCCCGTGAGTTCAAGCGCCGCCCTATGGTTCATCAAGATTCGGATCTGCGCTCGGAGGATAGCAGAGACGCCGAAGGCTGGACGGAGAAGGATATACAGAAGAACAAGCTACTGAGGAAGGCAGAATTGGAGGCGGAGGCTGGCTTTTACAAGTTCCACGACCTACAGGATGCCCAATCCACAGCCAGTTCTGGCAAGAAAGTGGTCATGGAGACAATCGATGATGATGAGTTCTTCCTTCGCAAGCGCGGTATTTCCGAGGATAACATCCAGTTGCGACAGTACATCAGTGAAGCTATTCGCGAGGGTTATGACATGCCCAATGCCCTAAAGCATGTGGGTTACTCAGCCGAGCAGGTTCCGGCGGAATATGGTGACTACGATGTGCCTCCGGCCAAGCCACGTCGCCTGCATCGAAACTACCAGCCCGACTTCGACTCCCAGGAGTTCCAGCGCAGCGATTATGGCGACGATCTATCCATGTCACAAAATGGCAGTGAGTTCACTCCAAAACGACCACTTCGCAAGGCTCGCAGTCGCAGCAAATACTCGATTGAGGGTAGCCAGGACATCCCCCAGGATGGTGGTAGCAGTATCCAGTACTTCGAAGACGACGAGGAGTACCTACGGCCGCCGGCCAGGGATCAACCGATTACGGACTCCGAGCAGGCACTCAATAACCTTGATCTTGGCGGCGAGGCAGCGGCGATGATTCAGGAGGAGATGGAGCAGGAGCTACAGAATAAGCCCCGTCCGCAGGCACCGAGGCGCCAGAAGAAACGCACAAGGGACGACGCATCCGTGGACAAGGATGCGGACTCCTTCATTAACGGCTTCGGTGGTAGATCAGTATCGAACACCTTTTTGCAGCCACACGAAGAT GTAATTGTTTATCGCACTGAACACGAATATCGTCACATACCGCTAGCCACGCCGGACAGATTTACGGATGCCACCTCTGCGCGCACACAGCGTTCCGAGGACGACCGCACTTCCCGTGGTGCCGACTCCCTGATTCTGGACGGGCACATAAAGTCCCGCGCCGAGCTGGAGGACAACGAGGATGTGGGACCACGGACAAGGAGCGATGAGAAGTTCGTCATCGATATGCTGGAGAGTGATGG CTATGCGGTGGTCCGCAAGGAGCCGCTTCCGAAGCCCACGCCACCTGCCCGCCGAAAGAAGTTTACGCGATCGCCGGGTGAGCGGTTCGCCACGTTGCCCAGCATTCGAGGCTCTCGGGGATCACCGCCACCCGCACGACCACCGCCACCACAGCAGTATGTGCCCACTGAGGACTCTCCGGTGGTGCCACGCCGCAGATCCGCGGCCAGCCTGGATGAGATTCCGCTGATGATCAAGTCGAA CTACGAGTCACAGAAGGAGAAGCCGAAGCAGCCGGAAGAGGAGGATGACTACGAGGAGCCGGGTGCTTTGAATCGCTCCAATTTGCAGTCGGGCGCAGTCATCAACAAGATGAAGTTCCGACCACTGCCGCCGCCACCGCGTCCTCCGCGCGAGAAGCGATCCACGAGAGCCGGAAGCCAGACTCACGAGAGTTACGAGGACAGTGAACAGGTGGCCAGTTCCAGCCAGGCGGATAGTTATGACCAGGGTGAGTTCGAGGTGGAGGTGTCCACCCAGACGGATCCTCTGCCCGATGATTTTGTGTGCGAAGAGTTCGAGATCACTGAGGACATGAAGATCATCGAACCGCGACGCTCCAATGGATCGGGCAACAAAACCCTAGAGGATCTGCTGCGCAGCGTAGAGGCAGCTCAGGAGCAGGATGAGGTAGACGGAGCTCGAGTTCTTTCCGAGGACGAGCAGCTGGCTAAGGGTCTGCAGAGATTCCGGGACGCCAATCAGCGCAGCATGTCGGAGCGATCACGGGCTTCATCACAAGCAGATCGTTCCAAGTCGCTGAGCCGGCCGCAGACGCCTTCATCGGCGGTGATCATCGAACGCCGTGTGCCCACTCCCAGCCTAACTGCTGGTGAGGATGATGCCACGGTGCAGGCCTCATTAATCGTTAGACCCATTAGTGCTGCCGATTTGATTGACGATGATCTGCGACGGGAGGAGGAGGAACTGCGTCGTGAGGGCTTGCTCTCAGACAGCTCGGTGCAAAGTAAGTCCGACGTGGAGGATGAGCACGGTGAGGTGGCATTGAGTGACTACGCCGCCAGCACGGCCGACTTGGACGCAGCGGtagagcaactgcagcaggcTCAGCTGGAGAGCGACTACGAGAGTAGACTGGAGGATGATGAAGTTGAACGAACCCTCAGGGACAGCGAGTATGAGGAGGAAAACTTTTCCGAACAGGAGGAAGAGCAGGAAACAACAAAGCTGGAAAAGGAACTAACTGAGCAGGAACTGGAGGAGGCTCTGGAGAAGGAGCTACAGGAAGCAATGGAGAAGGAGCTATCTGACTACCGCCAAAAGGAGAAGGAGCAAGAGCAGACCTTCTCCGAAGAGGAATTGGCTGCTTCAGAGATCGATTACCACCAATCTGAAGAGGAACAAGCCACCTCCGAGGTCGATTATCACCCATATGAGGATGAGCATCCCTTGTCCGATGGTGAACAGCCTCTCTCCGAAGAGGAACACACTTTATCCGACACGGAACACATCCCGACTGAGCCCGAAACACAGAAAATTGAGGAAACCATTCACAAATCTACAGCTAGCGAACCCACCGAGGCCGAAGTTGAGCTAAAATTCGTTGCCACTTTGCCCACCGAACCCGCTTTTGGAGACAAAGAGGAGGAACCAGAGGAGCCGCCTCTTCCACCACCACGTCGCAAGTCCACCACCGCCCTGGAACCCATTACCACCACAGCCCTGACCATCGCCGAACAGTCCAGCCGCGAACTAACGCCCATCCAGACGGTGCAATCTGCGCCAGAACCGCAATTCCCCAGTCACCTGGCTGAATTGGAGGTGGAACGTCTGCGCGTCCATGCCCTGCAGGCTGGTCAGATTCAAGTATCGCAACTGCATGGCAATCAAGTCAAAGCAGACGATCTGCAGTGCAAGTCCGGACAACTGGTGGTGCAGAATATCGAACTCCCGCCTGGTTTTATTGACGACATTGTGGAGCGGGTGCAGCGAGAGCAGCGTCCTTCTTTGCTTACCACTGAAACCCAGACTAGTCGGCAGGCAAGCAGCGAACCCGCCACCTCCGAGAAGGAGCTGCCCGTTAAGCCACCTCGTCACAGCAAGACCACCGAGCAAGTGCCACCCGCATCCAATCTGGACGAGCAGACCCAGACGGATGCCGGC